The window GGGGCTAGCCGGCCGGCGAACACGACACCGCCGCCGGGTTGCCCCTTGGCCGCGATCCCGGTCAGGTCGACGAAGTGGTTCACCACCCGCAACCGGTCCGGGTACACCCCGGCGCGACGCATCACGTCGGCCAGGAAACCGCTCGGGCTGACGAAGACCTGCACCGGGTCGTACGCGTGCAGTTCGCGGTGCAGCCAGGACTCGACCGCGAGCAGGGCGCTGCGGGACAGCGAGCCGTCCTTGCACCGTCGCCGGGCCGCCTGCAAGGGGCCGCCGGTGACGCACGCCTGGCAGGGCCGACCCTGGTCGAGGAGCTGGTAGCTGGGGCAGGCCAGTTTGTAGTCGTGCATCGTCAGCAGGCACGGCACCCCGGCGGACCGGGCGGCGGCGAGCACCGACGGGGAGAGCTGGTGGTAGATGTTGTGCAGGTGCAGCACGTCCGGCCGGAAGTCCTCGATCACCCGGGCCAGTCCCCGACGGCTCGACGGTGACCAGAGCATCCGGGCGGCGGCCGTCGCGCGGGGGCGCAGTCCGCTCGGCGCCGGCTCCAACTCCACCTCGGTCGGGAAGTGCCCGGCGTACGGCAGCGGGGCCTCGTTCTCCGGGTGGGTCATGCCGAAGTAGGCGACCGTGTCGCCGGCTGCCCGCTGCAACGCGGCCAGGTCGAGCAGGTAGCCCTCCGCACCGCCACGGCGGTAGAGGTACTTGTTCACATGCAGCACACGCATCGACTCGGCCCGCTCACGTCGATCGGGCGAACCCGGCCCGGGGGTGGTGATCGGGGCCTGCCTGCCCCGACCAGGGCTCACGGTATGCAGGGCGGGTCGGGGAGTCCAGTCATGTGCCTGAACGGATGATCTTTGTGTGCCCGTACGGCCCGCAGCCTGGCCTCCCGCCATGATCTCCCGATAACCTGGCTCCGCCGCCGGCCGTACCCCGCTTTCCCGCAGGGTAGTGCCGGTGCCCGAGCGAGGAGGACCGTGGCAGCCGACAACGAGGTCTCCGCGTTCGCGTACACCGCCAGGCGGGTGGCGCGGCATCTGCGCTGGGCCCGTACGGAGGGGATCGGCCGGCTGATCGAGGAGGACCGGCTCAATCCGGTCGACCGGATCGGCACCGCGTTGGCGAAACGACGCTGGCGGCGGCGGGCCGGGCGCGCACCCGGTTCGGCGATGCCGGTCTACCTGGTCGGTCTGCAGCGCTCGGGCACGAACATGCTGGTCCGGGGGCTGGATTCGGCCCCCGAGGTCGAGGTACGCAACGAGAACGACCAGACCGTCTTCCACCGCTTCCAGCTCCGCCCCGACGACGTGCTGACCGCGACGATCCGGCGCAGCCGGCACGCGTACGTCCTGGTCAAGCCGCTCTGCGAGAGCCACCGGGTGGACGAGCTGCTGGCCCTGCCGGGACTGGCGCCCGGACGCGCGCTCTGGGTCTACCGGGACGTCGACGACCGGGCCCGGTCCGAGGTGGCGAAGTTCGGTGACGCCAACCTGCGGGCGGTGCGCGCGATCGCCGACGGCAGCATCGGCGAACGGTGGCAGGGGCAGCGGCTCGACCCGGCGACGGTGGAACTGATCCGGGACTGCGACCCGAAGCGGCTGGACCCGCACAGCGCCGCCGCACTCTTCTGGTACGTACGCAACTCGCTCTACTTCGGCCTCGGCCTGTCCGAGCGCCCCGACGTCCTGCTCTGCCGATACGACAACCTGGTCGCCGATCCGGAGGCGCAGCTCCGCCGGCTCTGTACCTTCCTCGACTTCCCCTACCACCCACGGCTGCACGCGCACATCGCCCCGCGCCGGTCCCACGGCGCATCGGACGGATCGACCGGGCGGCAGCTACCGATCGACCCACGCGTCCGGGTGATCTGCGACGAGCTGACCGCCCGGCTCGACCCCGCCGCCGCCCTGAGCACGCCCACCACCGCGGACGCGCCCGTCGCCGCTGATGCTGGATCCGACCGGAAGGCGGCCGACCGTGGCTGAGCCCGAACCCCACACCGCGCCGATCTTCCTGGTCGGTTGCCAACGGTCCGGCACCACGATGCTGCGGCTGGTGCTCGACTCGCACTCCTCCATCAGCTGCGGGCCGGAGACCCGGTTCCTGCCGGACCTGCAACGGATCGTCGGACGGGACTGGGAACGGCTGTCCCGCTTCGGCTTCCCGCGCGAGGACTGGCTGCGCCGGATCCGGGAGTTCTTCGGCGGTGTACACGCCGACTACGCCGCCGCCCGGGGCAAGACCCGGTGGGCCGACAAGACCCCGCTGTACGCGATGTCGCTCGACTTCGTCACCGAGGTCTTCCCGGACGCCCAGATCGTGCACCTGATCCGGGACGGGCGGGACGTGGTGGTCTCGCACCGCAAACGGTTCGGCTACTGGTCGGCGGTGAAGTGCGTGGTCAAGTGGCCGCGCTACATCCGTACCGCCCGTGCGGTCGGCGCGACCCTGCCGGCGGACCGCTACTACGAGCTGAGGTACGAGCAGACCGTGACCGAGCCGGAGAAGGCGATGCGGGGGCTGTTCGAGTTCCTCGGCGAACCGTGGGAGGACGGCATCCTCGACTACGGCAGCAAGCAGCACGACGTGGCCCAGAAGTACACCACCGAGGCGGACAGGCGGCGGGCGGCGGCGGACGTGTCCGCGCCGATCTACCCGTCCCGGGTCGGCACCTACCGGCGCGAACTGGACCCGTTCCTGCGCCTGCTGGTCTGGATCTTCTCCGGGCGTACGCTGCGCGCCCTGGGTTACCGGTGACGCGCGTGGGGCGGGGCCGGGCGCGTGCGCTGGCCGCCGCCGTACTCGCCGCGGTGGTACTGGTCGGCGCCGGGTGCACCTCCGACGGCGAGCAGGCGCCGCCGCCGGCATCGCCGGGCAACGGCTCCCCCTCCGGTACGCCGGCACCCGGCGACACCGGGCCGGGGCGCCCCGTCGACGGGGTGAGCAACCCGTTCGGGGCCCACTGGGACTGGTCCCGGTACGACCAGTTCGCGCCGTACCTGGCGAAGATCGGCGGCTCGGCCACCTACGAGGAACTCACCTGGTGCGAGATCGAGCGGACCTCGGGGCAGCTCGACTGGGCCGAACTGGACCGGATCGCCACCCGGAGCCGTGACCTCGGCATCAAGCTGCACCTGAAGATCCGTACCGGGGTGTGCTGGGCGACCGGGGGCACCGCGGCGTACACCCGGGGGGCGGCGAACAAGACCGAGTCGGCGATGCCGACCGACCTGGCCGCGTACCGGAAGTTCGTCGGGGCGGTGGTGGCCCGCTACGCCCCGTACGGGGTGCGCGAGTACGCGATCGAGAACGAGGTCAACGCGCCGAGTTACTGGGCCGGCAGCCCCGAGGACTACGTACGCCTGGTGAAGGCCGCCGCCGAGACGATCCGCGCGACCGATCCGCAGGCACTGGTGGTCGACTCCGGGATCAGCAGCGTCGCGTACGGCATGGGGGTCGCCGACCGGTTGCTCCGGGCCGGGCGGGTGCCCGACGCGGTCGCCGCCTACCAGGCGTACTTCCAGCGGCGGGTCGGCACCCGGGGCCAGCAGATCCCGGTGGTGACCGGGGAGGCGGCGCTGCGCAAGGCGCTCGGCACCGACACCAACACCCGCAGCCTGCGGTTCCTGGCCGCGACCGAGACCCTGTTCGCGGACCGTACGGTCGACGTCCGGCAGCTGCACTTCTACGAGCACTTCGACGGGGTGCCGCCGCTGCTGGAGTACCTGCGGGCGCAGACACCGGCCGGGGTGCCGATCCAGGCGTGGGAGGTCGGGCAGTTCTGGCGCGACGGGGACGGTGATCCGGCCAGCCGGGCCGCCGAGATGGTCAAGACCGTCACCCTGCTGGTCGCCGGTGGCATCGGCGAGATCGCGTGGCTGCCGTTGGCGTACAACCCGAACAACGCCGCCGGCAGCGAGGTCCGGTACGGACTGCTCGACCCGAACGGCACCGAACGCGAGGCGGGCGCGATGATGGCGAGCCTGGCCGAGGCGGCCCGGGACGCGACCGTCACCCCGTTGCCCGCCTCCGCCGCCGGCAAGCTCAACGGGGTCGCCTTCGTCCGGGGCGGCGCCAGCACGCTGGTGCTCTGGTCCGCGTCCGGTACGCCGGTCACGGTGCCGGCGGCACCCGGTGGGCAGAGCGGGGCGGTCGGCGCACCGCTGCGCGCGGCCGGCGGTGCCGGCACGACGGTCGGCGCCACTCCCGTGCTGCTCCGCGCCGACCAGCCGGTGGACCGGATCCTCGCCGGCCTCCGCTGACTCATCCGGCTACGGAACCGACCGTGCCCCGGGACCATGAAACGGTCCCGGGGCACGACCCCCGCTCTACGGAGCCTGGTGTTGGTGTTACTTGATGATGTCGATCTTGCGCTCGTCGTACACGGTCTTGCAGCCGACGTGGTCGCAGACCTCGAGTCGGGCCGATCCGAACGCGACACCCTTGCGGTAGGGCTTCAGATCCGGGGTCACCGCGACGTTGAGCTTCTGCTGGTCGCCGGTGCACTCCTGGATGGTGACCGTCTTGTCGCCCTTGGCGATGTTGTTGCCCACCGCCTGGGTGACCTCCACCGTCAGGGCGGCGTACGAACCGGGCGTGCAGGCGACCTTGACCGGCGCGAACACCACCGCGCCGTTCGCGTCGAGCCGGGCCTTGCCGCCCAGGGTCACGGCCGCCACCGAGGGCGACTCCGACTGCACGCTGACCGCCGCGCCGGCCGGCAGGGCGAACGCGATCACGCCGCCCACCGCGATGGCCACCAGGGCGAGTGCTGACGCCCGGAAGCGGGACATCTTCATTGCTTCTCCTCTACTACCGTCGAACTGGGTTGGATCTCCCCGGTGGCGGGCGCGGCGAGCCCGACGAGCAGTGCGCCGACGAGCGGCAGAACCGCGATGTGCCACAGGAAGTCGAAGCCGCTGTGCACGGCGAACGCCGTGAGTGCGGCAAACGCACCGGCCCTGATCCCGGCCCGGTGCTGGTCCGCACCGCCCCGGCGGACGGCCAGGGCCATCGCCGCGAGCAGTGCCAGTAGTCCGATCCCGCCGACCACGCCGAGGTCGACGAGAAGTTGCAGGTACTCGTTGTGGGCGTAGAGCGCCAGGGCGCCGTTTCCGTTGGGCGTCACCCAGAGGAAACGGGCCTGGCCCACGCCGGTCCCGATCCACGGGTTCGCCGCGACCAGGTCGAACGCGGCCGTCGCGGCACCGCTGCGGCCGGGCGAGTTGAAGTTGCCCCGGCTCGCCAGGACCGCCCGCAGGTGCTCCGAGTCCCACTGGCTCAACAGGGTCAGCCCGCCGGCCAGCACGGTCACCAGCATCGCGACCACCCGTACCCGGACGGGCAGCAGGACCGAGCCGAGGACGATGAGGGCTCCGGCCGCGAGGCCGAACATGGCGAGCGCGGGTTGTGGTTGCCCGGTGGCCGGGGTCGACGGTACGAGCGTGACCACGGCGATTCCCGCGCCCAGGATCAGCGGGCCCGCCCGGGAGATGGTCAGCCACGGACCGGCGGCGATCGTGAGCACCACCAGTCC of the Micromonospora sp. NBC_01796 genome contains:
- a CDS encoding sulfotransferase family protein, with the protein product MAEPEPHTAPIFLVGCQRSGTTMLRLVLDSHSSISCGPETRFLPDLQRIVGRDWERLSRFGFPREDWLRRIREFFGGVHADYAAARGKTRWADKTPLYAMSLDFVTEVFPDAQIVHLIRDGRDVVVSHRKRFGYWSAVKCVVKWPRYIRTARAVGATLPADRYYELRYEQTVTEPEKAMRGLFEFLGEPWEDGILDYGSKQHDVAQKYTTEADRRRAAADVSAPIYPSRVGTYRRELDPFLRLLVWIFSGRTLRALGYR
- a CDS encoding O-antigen ligase family protein encodes the protein MRTSARSGLDAARSADPATESGGSTLPAHVVVLIAALSAGVVAQGGYYPAGRWLVTVLVAVALLVALRLRPRVRRDAWPVVAACGALAGWILVRAVIADAYPVALGAVATLGGVAAVVLILTRTTLVERERLAEALVGLGVLVAVTAWIGVAYRVPRFAVLVEGRLWRGASTLTYPNAAAALLAPLALLAIALLLARPDGGVAAQRAERVGSLVRAGAAYLLLVGTGAALSRAGLIALVAGLVVLTIAAGPWLTISRAGPLILGAGIAVVTLVPSTPATGQPQPALAMFGLAAGALIVLGSVLLPVRVRVVAMLVTVLAGGLTLLSQWDSEHLRAVLASRGNFNSPGRSGAATAAFDLVAANPWIGTGVGQARFLWVTPNGNGALALYAHNEYLQLLVDLGVVGGIGLLALLAAMALAVRRGGADQHRAGIRAGAFAALTAFAVHSGFDFLWHIAVLPLVGALLVGLAAPATGEIQPSSTVVEEKQ
- a CDS encoding glycosyltransferase is translated as MRVLHVNKYLYRRGGAEGYLLDLAALQRAAGDTVAYFGMTHPENEAPLPYAGHFPTEVELEPAPSGLRPRATAAARMLWSPSSRRGLARVIEDFRPDVLHLHNIYHQLSPSVLAAARSAGVPCLLTMHDYKLACPSYQLLDQGRPCQACVTGGPLQAARRRCKDGSLSRSALLAVESWLHRELHAYDPVQVFVSPSGFLADVMRRAGVYPDRLRVVNHFVDLTGIAAKGQPGGGVVFAGRLAPEKGVDVLVEAVAALPDGVPVDIAGDGPARTALEALAARMVPGRIRFHGRLDKSRLHDLVRSAAVVAVPSRWHENQPMAVLEAYACGVPVVTTDLGGLPELVEPGVDGMIVAADDAAGLAAALVELVADPVRAFEMGRAGRARVARDFAPQRHLDRIRELYHQAAEVLPARDRRVPSPVGALPSAPGDGGVVR